One segment of Vulpes lagopus strain Blue_001 chromosome 8, ASM1834538v1, whole genome shotgun sequence DNA contains the following:
- the TRNP1 gene encoding TMF-regulated nuclear protein 1 gives MPGCRISACGPGAQEGTAEPGSPPPPPRELLSSPQPPPPTPTLTPTPAQVSSPADAAPAEGQELQRWRQGANGGAGGTGPAGGAAAAAAAAAAGAGGRALELAEARRRLLEVEGRRRLVSELESRVLQLHRVFLAAELRLAHRAESLGRLSGGVAQAELYLAAHGSRLKKGQRRGRRGRPPALLASALGLGGCVPWGAGRLRRGHGPEPDSPFRRSPPRGPASPQR, from the coding sequence atgcCGGGCTGCCGCATCAGCGCCTGCGGCCCGGGGGCCCAGGAAGGGACCGCAGAACCcgggtccccgccgccgccgccccgggagcTCCTGTCGTCCCCTCAGCCCCCGCCCCCAACTCCGACCTTGACTCCGACCCCCGCTCAGGTCTCGTCGCCGGCCGACGCGGCCCCGGcggaggggcaggagctgcagCGCTGGCGCCAGGGCGCTAACGGGGGCGCCGGGGGCACCGGGCCGGCagggggcgcggcggcggcggcggcggcggcggcggcgggggcggggggccgcgcGCTGGAGCTGGCCGAAGCGCGGCGGCGACTGCTGGAGGTGGAGGGCCGCCGGCGCCTGGTGTCGGAGCTGGAGAGCCGTGTGCTGCAGCTGCACCGCGTCTTCCTGGCGGCCGAGCTGCGCCTAGCGCACCGCGCCGAGAGCCTGGGCCGCCTCAGCGGCGGCGTGGCGCAGGCCGAGCTCTACCTGGCGGCGCACGGCTCGCGCCTCAAGAAGGGCcagcgccgcggccgccgcggccgcccgcccgcgctGCTCGCCTCGGCCCTGGGCCTGGGTGGCTGCGTGCCCTGGGGCGCCGGGCGCCTGCGGCGGGGCCACGGCCCGGAGCCCGACTCGCCCTTCCGCCGCagcccgccccgcggccccgcctccccccagCGCTGA